In Sphingobacterium zeae, one genomic interval encodes:
- the xseB gene encoding exodeoxyribonuclease VII small subunit gives MEQNYTYTDAFNELQTIVREIENGSTNIDELAEKIKRASDLIQVCKAKLTATEDEVNSLLQKISAAEETNDQE, from the coding sequence ATGGAACAGAATTATACCTACACAGATGCCTTTAACGAGTTACAAACTATTGTAAGGGAAATTGAGAATGGTTCAACAAACATTGATGAACTGGCCGAAAAGATTAAAAGAGCCTCAGACCTTATTCAGGTCTGTAAAGCCAAATTAACGGCGACAGAGGACGAAGTGAATAGTTTATTACAAAAAATATCAGCAGCAGAAGAGACCAATGATCAAGAGTAG
- a CDS encoding aspartate/glutamate racemase family protein produces MIGIVGGLGPYSGLDITKKIIDETAARSDQEHLPLLLFSCPHLIPDRKAYLLDTSNENPGKAIASVLRKLEIAGATVAAIPSNIVHAEPIFSFIKAEIARTGSTLQLLHIVHETVQFVHENYPDTMVGVISTAGEQLYSLYRAAFIEKGFDVVTPEGTEQEKVNNAIYDAEYGIKAQPVPIANKAREDLLSAMDDLKKKGAQVIILGCAELPLAIPERDHNGMIIIDPNRILARALIRAVAPDKLKPL; encoded by the coding sequence ATGATTGGTATAGTAGGTGGACTTGGTCCTTACAGCGGCCTGGATATTACAAAAAAAATTATTGATGAAACAGCGGCAAGATCCGACCAGGAGCACTTGCCGCTATTATTGTTCTCTTGTCCTCATTTGATCCCTGATCGGAAAGCGTATTTATTGGATACATCCAATGAAAATCCTGGAAAGGCCATCGCATCGGTGTTACGGAAATTGGAAATAGCGGGCGCGACCGTAGCGGCAATTCCGTCAAATATCGTACATGCAGAGCCTATTTTTTCTTTCATTAAAGCGGAAATTGCGCGCACAGGAAGTACATTACAACTATTGCATATTGTGCATGAGACCGTGCAATTTGTGCACGAGAACTATCCTGATACTATGGTGGGTGTTATTTCTACTGCAGGAGAGCAGTTATATAGTTTATATCGAGCGGCTTTTATTGAAAAGGGCTTTGATGTCGTCACGCCAGAAGGAACGGAGCAAGAAAAGGTAAACAATGCAATCTATGATGCTGAATATGGAATAAAAGCACAGCCTGTGCCGATTGCGAATAAGGCGAGGGAGGATTTATTATCGGCGATGGATGACTTGAAGAAAAAGGGAGCACAAGTCATTATCTTGGGATGTGCAGAGTTACCTTTGGCTATTCCGGAACGAGATCACAATGGTATGATTATCATAGACCCGAATAGAATTTTAGCGCGTGCGCTCATTCGTGCGGTCGCTCCGGATAAATTAAAGCCATTGTAA
- a CDS encoding DUF4973 domain-containing protein, producing MKKSSIQLLLLMVLFACNACNDEWKEEQFEHYVSFKAPLESEGVANIYVRYKDRQKTTFLQPLEVSGSTTNDGNLEVRVGVDADTLGILNYQRFQTRQDFYYKQLDNGYFSIPQTVNIKSGENTALMAIDFSLKGIDMAEKWVLPLTILEDPAAKYKINPRKHYKKALLRVNPFNNYSGTYSGTALKVVMDGHESETPIVKSQIRSYVVDENTIFFYAGNIDEDRKDRKNYKVFATFNETGGVTFRAENPNMKFAVKKDASYTISEQMDAVRPYLLHRYITLNNVDYEFTDYTLVSTTAIKFKVSGSLILERQLNTQIPDEDQSIEW from the coding sequence ATGAAAAAGTCATCTATACAGCTTTTGCTCCTGATGGTGTTATTCGCCTGCAATGCCTGCAACGACGAATGGAAAGAGGAGCAATTTGAACATTATGTCTCATTTAAGGCCCCTTTGGAAAGTGAAGGAGTCGCCAATATTTATGTCCGTTATAAAGACAGACAAAAAACTACGTTTTTACAGCCGCTGGAAGTGAGTGGATCGACAACAAATGATGGAAATCTTGAGGTACGTGTAGGGGTTGATGCAGATACGTTGGGCATATTGAATTACCAACGTTTTCAGACTAGGCAAGACTTTTACTACAAACAGCTGGATAACGGCTATTTTTCTATTCCTCAGACAGTGAATATAAAATCGGGGGAAAATACAGCATTGATGGCTATTGATTTTTCGTTGAAAGGAATTGATATGGCCGAAAAGTGGGTACTTCCGCTGACGATTTTGGAGGATCCTGCTGCTAAATACAAAATCAATCCCAGAAAACATTATAAAAAAGCATTACTACGTGTCAATCCATTTAATAATTATTCAGGAACGTACAGCGGGACAGCCTTAAAAGTTGTGATGGATGGGCATGAAAGTGAAACACCGATTGTGAAAAGTCAAATAAGAAGCTACGTGGTTGATGAAAATACCATTTTCTTTTATGCGGGGAATATTGATGAAGATCGTAAAGACAGAAAAAACTATAAAGTCTTTGCAACGTTTAATGAAACAGGCGGAGTGACTTTTAGAGCCGAAAACCCAAATATGAAGTTTGCTGTCAAAAAAGATGCGAGTTATACTATTTCGGAACAAATGGATGCTGTTCGTCCTTATTTATTACATCGTTATATTACTTTAAACAATGTCGACTATGAATTTACCGATTATACCTTGGTTTCTACTACAGCGATCAAATTCAAGGTCTCCGGGTCATTGATCCTTGAGCGGCAGTTAAATACACAGATTCCTGATGAGGATCAATCGATAGAATGGTAA
- a CDS encoding RagB/SusD family nutrient uptake outer membrane protein, translating to MQRNKICMAMLLVLGASFVSSCKKDYLKSDQYFKDRLNIEKTFKSKVYSEEWLAHVFEEFKGENADVASKGMTPHCFADDMYYGDRDRDYDPSKNELSYNMFKMGQYTESDKQGTWTQSYRGIRNASTFIQNIYMNSEMSATEISDYRGQARFARAYLYWLLLRKYGPIPLLPDEGLDYTDSYDDLAIPRSTYEECASYISDELLQAAKEMESLGMKRGQDGSARPTVGAALAARAKVLLYAASPLANGNNSGYAALLVDKQGKRLLSVEFKEEKWAKAAAAARDVIELGVYKLYTAPFQETGDDATVKPPEDHNFSAKSWPEGWANIDPMKSYAQVFDGTLSASGNPELIFTRGSNQPNEGIDQMVIHQLPRSATGWNTHGLTQKLVDAYYMSDGTDVPGKDKEIGRGNGSNRSMGYVTQDDYNAKKYRPLRAGASLQYANREPRFYASVAYSGSFWTLLNETKEENRNKQVFYYSADPKGNGFNSANGYWLRTGFGVKKFVHPSDTYEGGVGSRVVPKAEPAIRYADILLMYAEALNELSGSFTISSWRGGSYTISRDIAEMKKGIQPVRIRGGVPDYAESVYSSKNELRRTIKRERFIELMGEGQRYYDLRRWMDAPVEEALPVYGCNVLMNEKERDLFYQPVAIWTLKTTFADKMWFWPISHTELKRNKNLTQNPGWTYND from the coding sequence ATGCAAAGAAATAAAATATGCATGGCCATGTTGCTTGTGCTAGGAGCAAGTTTTGTCTCATCCTGCAAAAAGGATTATTTGAAATCGGATCAATATTTTAAGGATCGACTTAATATAGAGAAGACCTTTAAAAGTAAGGTATATTCGGAAGAATGGCTAGCGCATGTATTTGAAGAGTTTAAAGGAGAGAATGCTGATGTTGCCAGTAAAGGAATGACGCCGCATTGTTTTGCAGACGACATGTATTACGGTGATCGAGATAGAGATTATGATCCCTCAAAAAATGAGCTCTCTTACAATATGTTCAAAATGGGCCAATATACTGAAAGTGACAAACAGGGCACATGGACGCAATCCTACCGGGGCATTCGTAACGCGTCGACCTTCATTCAGAACATATACATGAACAGCGAGATGTCGGCAACTGAAATTTCGGATTATCGTGGCCAAGCACGATTTGCACGGGCATACCTTTATTGGCTGTTGCTCCGTAAATATGGCCCCATTCCGCTGTTGCCGGATGAAGGACTGGATTATACCGATAGCTATGATGATCTGGCGATTCCGCGAAGCACCTATGAGGAGTGTGCAAGCTATATCAGTGATGAATTGCTACAGGCAGCTAAAGAAATGGAGTCTTTAGGGATGAAGCGCGGACAAGACGGCTCTGCTCGGCCAACTGTTGGGGCGGCTTTAGCTGCTCGTGCCAAAGTGTTACTTTATGCCGCTAGTCCATTGGCCAATGGTAATAACTCCGGTTATGCAGCATTATTGGTCGATAAACAGGGCAAACGCTTGCTTTCCGTAGAATTCAAGGAAGAGAAATGGGCGAAAGCTGCAGCTGCCGCACGAGACGTAATCGAGCTCGGCGTGTATAAGCTGTATACAGCACCTTTTCAGGAGACTGGTGACGATGCCACCGTCAAACCTCCCGAAGATCACAATTTTTCAGCTAAAAGCTGGCCCGAAGGGTGGGCAAATATTGACCCCATGAAATCATATGCACAGGTTTTCGACGGTACGTTGTCTGCCTCAGGCAATCCCGAACTGATATTTACCCGTGGTAGTAACCAGCCCAATGAAGGGATTGACCAAATGGTTATTCATCAATTGCCACGCTCGGCGACAGGATGGAATACCCATGGACTGACACAGAAACTCGTTGATGCGTATTATATGAGTGATGGTACAGATGTACCGGGTAAGGATAAGGAAATAGGTCGAGGTAATGGCTCAAACAGAAGTATGGGATATGTTACTCAGGACGATTATAATGCAAAAAAATACCGACCACTGCGTGCAGGTGCTTCTCTGCAATATGCGAATCGTGAACCGAGGTTTTACGCTTCAGTAGCTTACAGCGGAAGTTTTTGGACGCTACTGAATGAGACAAAAGAGGAAAATCGTAATAAGCAAGTGTTTTATTACAGTGCAGATCCCAAAGGCAATGGCTTTAACTCCGCCAATGGATATTGGTTGCGTACGGGTTTTGGGGTTAAAAAGTTTGTTCACCCGAGCGATACTTACGAAGGTGGTGTTGGATCACGTGTAGTTCCCAAGGCAGAACCTGCAATCCGTTACGCGGACATATTATTAATGTATGCCGAAGCATTGAATGAATTAAGCGGTTCTTTTACAATTTCATCCTGGCGCGGGGGAAGTTATACAATAAGTCGTGATATCGCTGAAATGAAAAAAGGTATTCAGCCTGTACGGATCCGCGGTGGAGTTCCCGATTACGCTGAAAGTGTATACAGCAGTAAAAATGAACTGCGTCGTACCATCAAGCGTGAACGTTTCATCGAGCTGATGGGCGAGGGACAACGTTATTATGATTTACGTCGCTGGATGGATGCTCCAGTGGAAGAAGCCTTACCGGTTTATGGCTGTAATGTCTTGATGAATGAAAAAGAACGTGATCTCTTTTACCAACCGGTTGCGATTTGGACACTGAAAACAACCTTCGCAGACAAAATGTGGTTTTGGCCAATCAGCCATACAGAACTTAAACGCAACAAGAATTTAACACAAAATCCTGGTTGGACTTATAATGATTAA
- a CDS encoding SusC/RagA family TonB-linked outer membrane protein, giving the protein MMNKIVFTCMLLLCATFGALAQDVLEVTGVVVDAQKAPIIGVSIFVKDAPGLGTTTDNKGSYRIKVERYKTLVYSSVGYKKQEILVKDNRVIDVTLNESETSVLDEVVVTGTGTQRTLTSTAATSSVDVNTMKGNPTSSISNALIGNAPGVLGMMQSGQPGKNITEFWIRGISTFGGGASALVLVDNIERNINDINIEDIETINILKDAAVTAIYGSRGANGVILITTKRGKDGKISINFKDENIYNSRTITPEFEDGVTYANLLNEARITRNFAPIYQPEELEILRLGLDPDLYPNVNWKDLLLKDGAMTYRANLNMTGGGATARYFLSGSYIDEGGMYKTDETLRNDYNTNANYKRYNYRLNTDINVTKSTVLKIGIAGSLNKRNSPGLGDDDFWGVLFGYSPIRTPVIYSNGYVPAIGTGNQTNPWVVATQTGYNENWQNNIQTNISIEQNFDFITRGLRFRGIIGYDTNNDNTISRRKWPEQWRAERARDENGNLIFTHISNPRELYQASSASGERREFYDMMFNYDRSIGNHTVGAVARFTRDALIRTVNLGDDIKNGIARRNQALAGRVTYNWKSRYIADFNFGYNGSENFAPGRQYGFFPAVSAAWNIGEEPFVKDNISWMNMFKIRYSWGRVGNDQLSGGARFPYLSTISEIGRFEDQVWIPEGGYQWADYGFDRYYGGMKYSQVSSSNVTWEMATKKNLGFDLALFKDKIVVNLDFFNEERTGIYMARNYLPALVGLESIPSANVGAVKSRGFDGRLLYNQKVGEVNLTARSNITYSKNEITEIDEEYNVYGYQNQKGYRVDQAKGLIALGLFQDYDDIRNSPKQTFGNYQPGDIKYKDVNGDGIIDDGDRVAIGATRRPNLVYGVGASASWKNLDISVHFQGSGKSTFFTYGKTVYAFSEGEWGQVLKGVMGDNRWISADISGDPSTENPNASYPRLSYGPNPNNFRESTFWLKNGQYLRLKTLDIGYTLPKQMTNRIKINSIRLFLVGSNLLTWSKFKLWDPELATPRGEDYPLPKSFTFGINVNL; this is encoded by the coding sequence ATGATGAATAAAATAGTATTTACATGTATGTTACTCCTCTGTGCCACTTTCGGTGCGCTGGCACAGGATGTTTTGGAAGTAACGGGTGTCGTTGTCGACGCCCAAAAGGCACCAATTATTGGTGTCAGCATCTTTGTGAAGGATGCGCCGGGGTTAGGAACAACAACAGATAATAAAGGGAGTTATCGGATAAAAGTAGAGCGATACAAGACGCTGGTCTATTCATCTGTTGGTTACAAAAAGCAGGAAATACTGGTGAAAGATAATCGCGTTATCGATGTGACACTGAATGAATCGGAGACCAGTGTGCTCGATGAAGTTGTCGTAACCGGTACGGGTACACAAAGAACACTGACATCGACTGCAGCGACCAGTAGTGTTGACGTCAACACGATGAAAGGAAATCCAACATCGAGTATTAGTAACGCTTTAATTGGAAATGCGCCCGGAGTTTTAGGTATGATGCAGTCTGGTCAGCCAGGAAAAAATATTACTGAGTTTTGGATCCGCGGTATTTCGACCTTTGGTGGAGGCGCTTCTGCTCTTGTTTTGGTCGATAATATCGAGCGGAATATCAATGACATTAATATCGAAGATATTGAAACCATTAATATCCTGAAAGATGCCGCTGTGACCGCAATCTACGGTTCCAGAGGGGCAAATGGTGTCATTTTAATTACAACAAAGCGCGGTAAAGATGGTAAGATCAGTATTAATTTTAAAGATGAGAATATCTATAATAGCCGTACCATTACACCTGAATTTGAAGACGGCGTTACCTATGCAAATCTATTGAACGAGGCACGTATTACACGAAATTTTGCCCCGATTTATCAACCTGAAGAATTGGAAATACTACGTTTGGGATTGGATCCGGATCTCTATCCCAATGTAAATTGGAAAGATTTATTGCTCAAAGACGGAGCGATGACTTACCGGGCGAATCTGAATATGACAGGCGGTGGAGCCACAGCGCGTTATTTTCTGTCGGGAAGTTATATCGATGAAGGTGGTATGTATAAGACCGACGAAACGCTACGGAATGATTACAATACCAACGCAAATTACAAAAGGTATAATTATCGGTTGAATACAGATATTAACGTAACTAAAAGTACCGTGTTAAAAATAGGTATTGCAGGCTCTCTCAATAAAAGAAATAGTCCAGGTTTAGGAGACGATGATTTTTGGGGTGTGTTATTCGGATATTCTCCCATTCGCACGCCGGTAATCTATTCAAATGGTTATGTTCCTGCCATTGGAACAGGAAATCAGACCAATCCTTGGGTAGTTGCTACGCAGACAGGATACAATGAAAATTGGCAAAACAATATACAGACCAATATTTCCATTGAACAAAATTTTGACTTTATAACTAGGGGGTTACGTTTTAGGGGAATTATTGGATATGATACTAATAACGATAATACCATATCGCGACGTAAATGGCCTGAACAATGGCGCGCAGAACGCGCCCGTGATGAGAATGGTAATTTGATCTTTACACATATTTCAAATCCGCGAGAGTTATATCAGGCCAGCAGTGCCAGTGGCGAGCGACGCGAATTCTATGATATGATGTTTAACTATGATCGTAGTATCGGGAATCATACTGTTGGTGCCGTGGCGCGTTTTACCCGTGATGCCCTTATTCGCACAGTCAATCTTGGCGATGATATCAAAAATGGAATTGCAAGAAGAAATCAGGCCTTAGCTGGCCGGGTAACCTACAATTGGAAGTCACGTTACATCGCTGATTTTAATTTTGGCTATAATGGTTCGGAAAATTTTGCCCCGGGTCGACAATATGGTTTTTTTCCTGCGGTTTCTGCAGCCTGGAATATCGGCGAAGAGCCATTTGTGAAAGATAATATTTCGTGGATGAATATGTTCAAGATCCGGTACTCCTGGGGAAGAGTAGGTAACGATCAGTTATCCGGTGGCGCACGCTTCCCTTATCTATCGACAATTAGTGAAATCGGACGTTTTGAAGACCAGGTATGGATTCCCGAAGGGGGGTATCAGTGGGCAGACTATGGTTTCGACCGATACTATGGCGGAATGAAATATAGTCAGGTATCTTCCTCCAATGTGACCTGGGAGATGGCGACTAAAAAGAACCTGGGATTTGATCTGGCGCTTTTTAAAGATAAGATAGTTGTTAATTTAGATTTCTTCAATGAGGAACGCACGGGCATATATATGGCTCGAAATTATTTGCCTGCACTGGTAGGATTAGAATCTATACCAAGCGCGAATGTGGGAGCGGTAAAATCAAGAGGTTTTGATGGACGCCTACTATATAACCAGAAAGTGGGCGAAGTCAATTTAACTGCCAGAAGTAATATTACCTATAGTAAGAATGAAATCACGGAGATCGATGAGGAATATAACGTGTATGGCTATCAAAACCAAAAAGGCTATCGGGTTGATCAGGCAAAAGGACTCATTGCTTTAGGCCTATTCCAAGATTATGATGACATACGCAATAGTCCTAAGCAAACATTTGGCAACTACCAACCAGGCGATATTAAATATAAGGATGTTAATGGTGATGGCATCATCGACGACGGTGATCGTGTCGCTATCGGAGCAACAAGACGTCCGAATCTAGTCTACGGTGTCGGGGCGTCAGCAAGCTGGAAGAACCTGGATATTAGTGTGCACTTTCAGGGATCTGGTAAATCGACGTTCTTTACCTATGGAAAAACAGTTTATGCGTTTAGTGAAGGTGAATGGGGACAAGTATTGAAGGGGGTAATGGGCGATAACCGTTGGATTTCGGCTGATATATCCGGTGATCCATCGACAGAAAACCCGAATGCTTCTTATCCGAGGTTGAGTTACGGTCCTAATCCGAATAACTTTAGAGAGTCAACATTTTGGTTGAAGAATGGGCAATACCTTCGTTTGAAAACCTTGGACATCGGGTATACCCTGCCAAAGCAAATGACCAACCGGATAAAAATCAATAGCATCCGTTTGTTTTTAGTTGGTTCAAATTTGCTGACCTGGTCAAAATTCAAACTTTGGGATCCGGAGCTAGCGACGCCGAGGGGTGAAGACTATCCATTACCTAAGTCGTTTACATTTGGTATCAATGTCAACCTATAA
- a CDS encoding IPT/TIG domain-containing protein has protein sequence MRTKQIAANNGFLNRLIWAITVLILGFGSCKNDNVGSISEGMPFDPSQPVVVSDFAPKSGGMGQRLVIYGKNFGNDPKNVQVFIGGKKAVVINTLGESLYCLVPKQAFKGDIEVRVGAQEKPVIGKAQEPFDYQRKLVVSTLAGYRNSRGDEPWKDGKFKDADQTKMASGFWLSSFMKFDPLNPKHLWMTFDNNNGLYLINFEDSTITKKRSDFDRPRSVDFSVDGNYMIVSQDRGGENDESTLLFSRARNFLDKEVLTRSKQCNGASIHPVNGEMYFNSYAKGEFYRFDLNQYFTDKTTKAEFLYVIQDPQWEYRAIIHPSGNYAYILVINQGYMMRADYNWEKKRFNQPYLVCGKVRESGYKDGVGSSARVNEPYQGVFVKNQTYVEAGKPDQYDFYFTDQMNHAIRVLTPEGAVTTFAGRGSSSLNSNPYGYVNGDLREEARFDRPSGIAYNEQEGAFYIGDRENRRIRKIALEEMDENNQD, from the coding sequence ATGAGAACTAAACAGATAGCGGCTAATAATGGATTCCTAAATCGGTTGATTTGGGCCATTACAGTGCTTATTTTGGGCTTTGGAAGCTGTAAGAATGATAATGTTGGCAGCATTTCAGAGGGTATGCCCTTTGATCCTTCACAACCTGTTGTTGTCTCGGACTTTGCGCCTAAATCAGGTGGTATGGGGCAACGACTGGTGATTTACGGGAAAAATTTTGGAAACGATCCAAAAAATGTGCAGGTATTTATCGGGGGTAAAAAGGCTGTGGTAATCAACACTTTGGGTGAATCCCTTTATTGTCTGGTACCAAAACAGGCGTTTAAAGGGGATATCGAAGTGCGCGTTGGCGCTCAAGAAAAGCCTGTTATCGGTAAGGCACAAGAGCCTTTTGACTATCAGCGTAAATTGGTGGTGTCGACCCTGGCAGGTTATCGAAATTCACGTGGCGATGAGCCTTGGAAAGACGGGAAGTTTAAAGATGCTGATCAGACCAAGATGGCAAGTGGTTTTTGGCTTTCTTCTTTTATGAAGTTTGATCCCCTAAACCCCAAGCATCTTTGGATGACCTTCGATAATAATAATGGCCTATACCTGATCAATTTCGAGGATAGCACAATTACTAAAAAACGTTCGGATTTTGATCGCCCCCGTAGTGTCGACTTTTCTGTAGACGGCAACTATATGATTGTTTCGCAGGACCGTGGTGGGGAAAATGATGAATCTACCTTATTGTTTTCGCGAGCAAGGAATTTCCTCGATAAGGAAGTCCTGACAAGAAGTAAACAATGCAACGGTGCATCCATTCATCCCGTGAATGGTGAAATGTACTTTAATAGCTACGCGAAAGGGGAATTTTACCGCTTTGACCTCAATCAATATTTCACAGATAAGACAACGAAGGCAGAGTTTCTTTATGTTATTCAGGATCCACAATGGGAGTACCGGGCTATTATTCATCCCAGTGGAAACTATGCTTACATCTTGGTGATCAACCAGGGCTATATGATGCGTGCCGATTACAATTGGGAAAAGAAACGTTTTAATCAGCCTTATCTGGTTTGCGGAAAAGTTAGGGAATCGGGGTACAAAGATGGTGTGGGGTCGTCCGCTCGTGTCAATGAACCATACCAAGGTGTATTCGTGAAAAATCAAACCTACGTAGAAGCGGGAAAACCTGATCAGTATGACTTTTATTTTACGGACCAGATGAATCATGCGATTCGTGTGCTTACACCAGAGGGAGCTGTAACCACATTTGCTGGTCGGGGAAGCTCAAGCCTCAATAGCAACCCTTATGGTTATGTCAATGGTGATTTGAGAGAGGAAGCGAGATTTGACCGTCCATCAGGTATCGCTTACAATGAGCAAGAGGGAGCTTTTTATATTGGCGACCGCGAGAATCGACGCATCCGTAAAATCGCGTTAGAGGAGATGGATGAAAATAACCAAGATTAA
- a CDS encoding DUF6624 domain-containing protein, with product MKNLGKLIVLFIALIFATINAYGQIDTVLRDKIIQMANKDQDWMMNPPKNVHDNSQFFQRMEEIYQENYDDAKVIFSKFGFPGYNRVGKDGSDKFWLVVQHLNKWPDFQKLVLKKMEAEVKKKNASPDKYAYLLDRINLNKGELQIYGTQIWYDVRYHRTFPYPIVDIKTVNKRRKAVGLEALEIYLNTTTESHFALREFINLKSGVKKPWLYKVPSHMFGKY from the coding sequence ATGAAAAATTTAGGTAAACTAATTGTTTTGTTTATTGCATTAATATTTGCGACCATAAATGCTTACGGTCAAATAGATACTGTTTTAAGAGACAAAATCATTCAAATGGCCAATAAAGATCAAGACTGGATGATGAATCCACCGAAAAATGTTCATGATAACAGTCAATTCTTTCAAAGAATGGAAGAGATATATCAAGAAAACTATGACGACGCAAAAGTGATTTTTTCAAAGTTTGGTTTTCCGGGATATAATAGGGTCGGGAAAGACGGATCGGATAAGTTTTGGCTGGTCGTACAACACTTGAATAAATGGCCGGATTTTCAAAAATTGGTACTAAAAAAGATGGAAGCTGAAGTAAAGAAAAAAAATGCTTCACCGGATAAGTACGCATATTTATTGGACCGAATAAATCTTAACAAGGGGGAATTGCAAATATATGGTACGCAGATTTGGTATGATGTCAGATATCACAGGACATTTCCATATCCAATTGTAGATATCAAAACAGTTAATAAGCGAAGAAAAGCTGTGGGTTTAGAAGCTCTCGAAATTTATTTGAATACCACAACAGAATCACATTTTGCACTAAGGGAATTTATAAATCTAAAATCCGGGGTCAAAAAACCTTGGCTTTATAAAGTTCCTTCACACATGTTTGGTAAATATTAA
- a CDS encoding class I SAM-dependent methyltransferase produces MENNLQKQDLFNEHSYDLHANWYNNLYPEKEQKVKVINSLNNYKGSINHWLQELFFKCLTPFTKDKNAKWLTLGDAYGHDARYLLDQNIHHVTASDLDDSFLKISHEQEFIKDFSAQNAESLTLEDDSVDYILCKESYHHFPRPYAALYEMIRVASKAIIIIEPQDPISKMPTLLYLANLLARINDKKINKIWKNRFSYERVGNFVYKVSEREFEKFAAGLNLPMIAIKKLNPNFWFPGSEHIKADRKEKAFRRILFRKKIRDFFSRWGIMPSQTLSIAVFKNMPNESLKKSLIDEGYRLIEIPKNPYIKNLPY; encoded by the coding sequence ATGGAAAATAATTTACAAAAACAGGATCTATTCAATGAACATAGCTATGACCTTCATGCCAATTGGTACAACAACCTCTATCCTGAAAAAGAACAAAAGGTAAAAGTAATCAATTCACTAAATAACTATAAAGGAAGTATAAATCACTGGCTGCAGGAACTTTTTTTCAAATGCCTCACTCCTTTCACGAAGGACAAAAATGCGAAATGGCTTACTCTTGGTGATGCTTATGGACATGACGCGCGCTACCTCCTGGACCAAAATATCCACCATGTCACCGCCAGTGATCTAGATGACAGTTTCCTGAAAATCTCCCATGAACAAGAATTTATTAAGGATTTCTCAGCCCAAAACGCTGAATCATTAACATTGGAAGACGATAGCGTAGATTATATACTCTGCAAGGAAAGCTACCACCACTTTCCCCGCCCCTACGCAGCACTCTACGAAATGATCCGAGTAGCCAGCAAAGCCATCATAATTATAGAACCGCAGGACCCGATATCCAAAATGCCAACCTTATTGTATTTAGCCAATCTGCTGGCAAGAATCAACGACAAAAAGATCAATAAGATCTGGAAAAATAGGTTTTCTTATGAAAGGGTGGGAAACTTTGTCTACAAAGTTTCAGAACGGGAATTTGAAAAATTCGCTGCCGGACTCAATCTTCCCATGATTGCTATAAAAAAACTTAATCCAAATTTTTGGTTTCCCGGAAGCGAACATATCAAAGCTGATAGAAAAGAGAAGGCTTTCAGGCGTATTCTTTTCCGAAAGAAAATACGTGATTTTTTTTCCCGTTGGGGTATAATGCCTAGTCAGACACTTTCCATTGCCGTTTTTAAGAATATGCCGAATGAATCCCTGAAGAAATCACTTATCGACGAAGGATATAGATTGATCGAGATCCCTAAAAACCCATATATTAAAAACCTGCCGTATTAA
- a CDS encoding DUF3253 domain-containing protein, translating into MKQEAIIESILSAAEARGREKTFCPSEIARELFPKDWRAHMQEVVDVAISLQKQGKVLITQKGKTIDINHIKGPIRIRKT; encoded by the coding sequence ATGAAGCAAGAGGCAATAATTGAAAGCATCTTATCAGCTGCCGAAGCCCGTGGTCGCGAAAAGACATTCTGTCCTTCTGAAATTGCCAGGGAACTTTTTCCAAAGGATTGGCGTGCACATATGCAAGAAGTTGTTGATGTAGCAATTTCATTGCAGAAGCAGGGGAAAGTTTTAATCACCCAAAAAGGAAAGACCATTGATATCAATCATATAAAAGGTCCCATTCGTATAAGAAAAACTTAG
- a CDS encoding DUF2256 domain-containing protein → MKGVKKQNLPQKICAACGRLFTWRKKWEKNWEDVKYCSEQCKKKKT, encoded by the coding sequence ATGAAAGGGGTTAAAAAGCAAAATCTACCGCAGAAGATTTGCGCGGCCTGTGGCAGGCTATTCACCTGGCGTAAAAAATGGGAGAAAAATTGGGAGGACGTCAAATATTGTTCAGAGCAATGCAAAAAAAAGAAGACATAA